Part of the Paenibacillus aurantius genome, CATCATCCCAGCTGTCAGCAGGAAGCTCATCCGGAATTCCATGGCTCCCGCCAAATTAAGTTTCCAGCAGGCGCTTACGAAACGTAACAGGTTACCCGCCGTTGACATGAAGCTTCCTCCCTCCTCTGGCATAAACCCAGGCGGCGGCCAATCCAAGACCCGCAATCCAAGCCGCCTGAATGCCGATCATTCTAACCAGGACGGTCCCGTCGAACGCCACTGCGGTCCGGGCCGGGAAATACAGGATCGTCTGAAACGGCAGCCACCCGCATACCCGCTGGAGCGTCTCGGGATAGATCTCAAGCGGCATCAGCATTCCGCCGATGGTGAACAGAATTTTGTTGTAGACGAATTCCAGTCCCCGCGTTTCTTCGACCCAGAAGGAACTCAGCGCCAGAATAAGGGTAAGCATAAAATTAACGGTGACCGCTCCGATCGAAGCGGCGAAGAACCCGGCCCAGCCCCAACCGAAGCTCGGGGGCCCCAGGAGGAGTAAGCCAAGCAGTCCGGCAACGGCCAGGTTGACCAAGAGCCGCACATAGACCTCTCCCAGGTAGCTCACGTACTGAAAGGATAGGTAGCTGACCGGGCGGGTGAGCTTGTAGCCGATATCCCCGCTTTTGACCTCTTCCTCCATCCGGCTCGCCAGACTGGGGAACGCCATGGTCATGGATTCCGTCAGGATCAGGTACCAGAGGATCTGCTTGAAGCTGTACCCCGCAATGGTGGAGGAGCCTTCCCCGGCGAACGTCGTTCCCCACAGCTGGCTGAATATGTACAGGATGATGAGCAGAAAAAGGGAACGGACGAGAAAGTCCGTCACGTAGGCGAGATGGCTTCTGACGGTGATTTTGCCGATGGCGGCATATTTGACGGCCTTCCGCGCGATCATGGTCATGCCTCCTTCCTCCCCTTCCCAGCGGGCCATTTCCTCTCCTGTCCCCGTCCCCCGGCCGTCTGAAGGTCCGGCTGTTCCCGGCCTGCCTGCCCGGTACGGGCATAGATCTGCGTAATGATTTCCTCCATAGGCGGGTTCTCGATCGTGACGTCTTCGAGCCGGTAGGTGCGGACGAAGTGGGCCAGTACCGTCTCAATCGGGGTACAGGACGTATCCACGGACAGCTTCAGCCCCGTTCCCTTCTGTTTCAACACTTCGACCCCCTCGAAGGAAAAAGGCTCCGGCTCGGTTTTCAGCTTAAGCTGAACAGTCTTGCGGGTCAGGAAATCCCTCTTCATGCCGGATACGGTGTCATCCAGGATAATCCTTCCGTGATTGATGACGATCGCCCGCCTGCACAGCTGCTCGATATCCCCCGCATCGTGGGACGTTAAGAAGACGGTAACGCCTTCCTCCCGGTTCATCTCCCGGATTAACTCGCGAATCCGCTGCTTCACCACGACGTCGAGCCCGATCGTCGGTTCATCCAGGAACACGACCTTGGGCCGGTGAAGAAGAGCCGCTGCAATCTCGCAGCGCATCCGTTCGCCCAGGGAGAGCTTCCGAACAGGAGTGGCCAAATAAGGACCCAGGTCGAATCTCTCGATTAGATCGTCCCGCCGCTTCCGGAAATCCTCCCGCCCCAGCTCATAAATGCGGCTCATGAGCTCAAAGGTGTCGACCGGCGGCAGGTGGTACCACAGCTGCGACTTCTGTCCGAACACCGAGCCGACGTGAAACGCGAGCCGCTTCCGCTCCTTCCAGGGGCAGAAGCCCAGCACCTCGGCCGTTCCGCCGGACGGGTGCAGAATGCCGGTGAGCATTTTGATCGTCGTCGATTTGCCTGCCCCATTCGGGCCAAGGAAAGCCAACGCCTCCCCCTGTTCCACACGGAAATCGATCGGCTCCACCGCCGTCTTGACGGTGTAGTCCGGCTTGAACAGGGAGCGGAGGCTTCCGCTCAAACCCGGGGTTTTGCGTTTCACTTGAAACGCCTTGGATAGTGCCTCCACTCGTATGGTTTGCACTGGATTTCCCTTCCTTTCCATCCTTTATTTAGGTAAAGCAAAAAAGACCTCCGCCAAGCTCGCCCGGTTAAAGGCGGAACTTGCCGAAGGTCTTTTATCCCTACGGTGTAGGCACGGCTGTTGCTCACGGCCCGGCTTCGCTCGGTTCGACCGGACCGCGTCCCCTGCTCTACCGGCATCGGGGTAACGCCTTGATCCGTCGGCTCCCTAGAAGCCCTTCCACTTAATTCGTTTATCCTATCACAAGCTCACACGGCATGTAAAGGACAATTTTGCCGGGCTTGTTTTATAATAAACGTATCCACATTTTAGGAGGTCGCCCATGTCTACTTCCCTTGCTGCTTATCCGCCGGTCATCCCTATTCTGCGCGTGTTTCAAGAGGAGAAAGCCAAAGAGTTCTATCTCGACTTCCTGGAATTTCAGCTCGATTGGGAGCACCGTTTTGAAGAGGGACTGCCGCTGTATAGGCAAGTGTCCCGCGGGGATTGCGTGCTTCATCTGTCGGAGCATCATGGGGACGCCTGCCCGGGAGCGGCCGTCCGGATCCATACGGAGAAGCTGGAGGACTACCAGAAGCGGCTGCTCGGCAAAGCTTACAAGTACGCGCGGCCCGGCATCCATAAGACTCCGTGGAACATGAAGGAAATGTCCATCCACGACCCGTTCGGCAACCGGCTCGTCTTCTTCGAGGCCGTGGAGCAGAAGCCATATAATGGGGTCAGAACACCTCGGGCTACTTTATAGCAACCAAAAAAGCTTTCCCCGCGGGGAAAGCTTTTTCTGTCGGCGCAGGGGGCTTAGCCCTGCACCACTTGGATGACATTGCGGACGGATTCCGCGGACTTGTCCAAAGCGGCTTTCTCTTCGGCCGTCAGCTCCAGCTCGAAAATTTTCTCGATGCCGTCGCCGCCGAGAAGAGTCGGCACCCCCATGAACAGGTTGTCGTAGCCATACTCGCCTTGGAGAAGAGCGATCGAAGGGATGATCCGCTTCTTGTCCTTCAAGATGGCTTCCGTCATCTGAACGAGGGACGCCGCCGGAGCATAGTACGCGCTGCCGTTGCCGAGCAGGTTGACGATCTCGCCGCCGCCCGTACGGGTCCGCTTCACGATGGCGTCAATGCGGTCCCCCGGGATCAGCTTCTCGATCGGAATGCCGCCCACGTTGGAGTAACGCACCAAGGGAACCATATCGTCGCCGTGGCCGCCCAGAACGAAGCCGCGCACATCCTCGACGGATACGTTAAGCTCCTGCGCGATGAACGTGCAGTAGCGGGCCGTATCCAGTACGCCGGATTGTCCGATGACGCGGTTCTTCGGGAAGCCCAGTGCCTGGAAGGCCACATAAGTCATCGCATCCACCGGATTGGAGAGGATGATGACGATGGACTCCGGGCAGTATTTGGCGATGTTTCCGCAAACCGATTTCATGATGCCGGCGTTGGTGTTCACCAGATCGTCGCGGCTCATCCCCGGCTTCCGGGCGATCCCGGCGGTGATGATCACGATGTCCGAACCGGCGGTGTCTTCGTAGTTGGACGTCCCGATGATGTTGCTGTCGAAGCCTTGGACCGGACTTGCTTCCAGCATGTCGAGAGCCTTCCCTTTGGTCGGGTTCTCAAGCTGCGGAATATCAACCAGAACAACGTCTCCCAGTTCCTTCTGGGCAAGCATCAGAGCGGTCGTGGCACCGGTGAATCCGGCGCCGACCACGGTAATCTTTTTGCGGCGAATGGCCATGGCGGGTCTCCTCCTGTATGGTGGATTACATATTTTGGATGACCTGGTTAGCGAACTCGGAGCACTTCACTTCCGTTGCGCCTTCCATCAGGCGGGCGAAGTCGTAAGTGACCGTTTTGTTGTTGATGGCGGTTTCCATGCCTTTGTAGATGAGGTCGGCCGCTTCCTGCCAGCCCAGGTGCTCGAGCATCATAACGCCGGACAGGATAACCGATCCCGGGTTCACGACGTCTTTGCCAGCGTATTTAGGAGCCGTTCCGTGGGTGGCTTCGAAAATGGCATGGCCGGTTACGTAGTTAATATTAGCACCTGGTGCGATTCCAATACCGCCAACTTGGGCAGCCAGGGCGTCAGACAGGTAATCGCCGTTCAGGTTCAGCGTAGCGATAACGTCGAAGTCCGTCGGACGGGTCAGAACCTGCTGCAGGGCGATGTCGGCGATGGCGTCTTTCACGACGATTTTGCCGGCTTCTTCGGCCACCTTCTGAGCCTGGTTAGCGGCTTCGGTGCCTTGCTCTTCCTTGATGCGGTCATACTGCGCCCAAGTGAACACCTTGTCTCCGAACTCGCGCTCCGCCAGCTCGTAACCCCAGTTCTTGAACGCTCCTTCGGTGAACTTCATGATGTTTCCTTTGTGCACCAGCGTTACGCTCTTGCGTCCGTGGCTGATCGCATATTCGATCGCTGCGCGGATCAGACGCTCGGAGCCTTCGCGGGATACCGGCTTGATGCCGATACCGGACGTTTCCGGGAAACGGATTTTGTTCGCGCCCATTTCCTGCTGCAGGAACTCGATCACTTTCTTTACTTCGGCGGAGCCTTCCTTGTACTCGATCCCGGCATAGATGTCTTCCGTGTTCTCGCGGAAGATGACCATGTCGACGAGCTCAGGGCGCTTAACCGGAGAAGGAACGCCGTCGAAGTAACGAACCGGACGCAGGCAGACGTACAGGTCCAGCTCTTGACGAAGGGCCACGTTCAGGGAACGGATCCCGCCGCCGATAGGAGTCGTCAGAGGTCCTTTGATGGCAACCGTGTATTCGCGCATAGCGGTCAGCGTGTCGTTAGGCAGCCAGTTGTTGTATTTGTTGAAGGCCTTCTCGCCGGCATACACTTCGTACCAGGCGATTTTCTTCTCGCCGTTGTAGGCTTTCTCTACAGCTGCGTCCAGAACGCGCTGGGAAGCGGCCCAGATGTCGGGTCCCGTTCCGTCCCCTTCGATGAAAGGAATAATCGGGTTGTTGGGAACATTCAGCTTGCCGTTGTCGATCGTAATTTTCTCGCCTTCCGTTGGCAGGGAGTAGTTCTCGAATTGTGGCATGGTAAGTATCCTCCTTAAGAATGATAGGTAAGTACAGCCGTTCACACGGCTAAGCCGTCCGGTAAGGACGGCGCTTGAACCAAGACCGGGAAGCTGCGGATTAGCGCTTCTCGATCGGAACGTATTTCTGGGTGGCCGGGCCGGTGTATTCCGCACGCGGACGGATCAGGCGGTTGTTCTCGTACTGCTCGAGAATGTGAGCCGTCCAGCCGGAGGTCCGGGAAATCGCAAAGATCGGCGTGAACAGGTCGCGCGGAATCTCGAGCGATGTGTAGACGGACGCCGAGTAGAAGTCGACATTCGGCTTCAGGCCCTTCTGTCCGGTCACGATGTCTTCGATTTTGATGGACATTTCGTACCAGTTCAGGTTGCCCGTAATTTTGCCGAGCTCCTGGGACATCTTCTGAAGATGCTTGGCGCGGGGGTCGCCGTTCTTGTAAACGCGGTGACCGAAGCCCATCAGCTTCTCTTTGTTGGCGAGCTTGTTCTGCACGTAGCTCTCCACGTTGTCGATCGTGCCGATCTCCTCGAGCATGGCCATAACCGCTTCGTTCGCACCGCCGTGCAGGGGCCCTTTCAGAGCACCGATCGCGGACGTTACGCCGGAGTAGATATCGGACAGGGTAGCCACGGTAACCCGGGCTGCGAAGGTGGAAGCGTTCAGCTCATGATCGGCGTGAAGCACGAGGGCCTTCTCCAGCGCTTCGATCGCAATCTTATTCGGCTGCTCCCCGGTCAGCATGTAGAGGAAATTCTCGGCGATGGACCCGGCGTCGGCTTTCGGAGCCACCGGCTCTTTGCCCTCGCGGATACGGGCGAAAGCGGCAACAATCGCGGGCAGCTGGGCCTGCAGCTTGATCGCCTTGCGGACATTGCTCTCGCGGCTCATGTCGTTGGCTTCCTCGTCGTAGAGGGCCAGGCTCGAAACAGCCGTGCGAAGGGCAGCCATCGAATTGGTGTTCTTCGGATACAGCTTCAGCTGCTGAATAACGGCATCCGGGACGGAGGCGTTCGCATTCAGGTCCTTCTTCAGCTGCTCAAGCTCGGAAGCGTTAGGAAGCTTGCCGAACCACAGCAAATAGGCGACTTCTTCAAAAGAAGCGTTCTCCGCCAGGTCGTCGATGTCGTACCCGCGGTAAGTCAGCACGCCGTCCACAATAGAGCTGACGGAGGAAGTGGTGGCGACGATGCCTTCCAAGCCTTTCGTTGCTGTCATGTTCATCTCTCCTTTGTATAGAAATTGAGGCATAAATAACATTTATCACATGATCTAATCTTAATAATAAAGTATTTTTACAAGGATGTGAACCAAACCGGCATAAAACTTCATTATCGACACCATAAACGTTTTTTCTTGCCCCGGACTATTATACCTCAATTTTCTCCAGGATAAAAATTTCAAGAGCTCCGGCGTAAGTTTTGATCCGGCCGGAAATATTGGTAGAATATAAGAAAATTCTACCCGAAGGAGGCCTGGACCCATGAAACCGAACAAGCGGATCGGCATTATCGACATCGGCTCCAACTCGGTGCGCCTCGGCATCTATGAGCAGACGGGAAGGCTGTCCCACCGGGTTATCGACGAAAGCAAGAAGGCGGCACGCTTAAGCGAGCGGATCGGAAGCGACGGCCGGCTGGGGGAGAAGGATATCCTCGCCCTGGCCGAAACGCTTGAGCAGTTCAAGCTGCTCTGCTCGGCTAACCGGACGGCCCAGATCCGGGCGGTGGCGACGGCCGCCATCCGCAACGCGGCGAATTCCGCCGAAATTGTCGCCAAGCTGATCCGGTTGACCGGTCTCGACATCGAGGTGCTGTCCGGAAAGGAAGAAGCCCGTCTCGGCTTCGTCGGGATGATCAACTCGCTTTCCGTCGAGGACGGCTTTCTGGTTGACATCGGGGGCGGCAGCACGGAGGTGACCCTGTTCCGGAACCGGAAGATCGTGAACAGCGTCTCCTTCCCCTTCGGCTCGGTCAATACGGCCAAGCGGTTCAGCCGCGGCGGCCTCCTGGAGCCGTCCGACCTCGCCTTGATCCGCCGGATGGTCGAGGAGGCGGTGCGCCGGGAGCCCTGGATCCGCAGCCAGCCGGGTCTGCCCCTCATCGGGCTCGGCGGCACGATCCGGACCCTCGGCAAGCTGGTTCAGCGGCAGACGAAGTACTCCCTGCCCATGACGCATAACTTCGATATCGCTCCCCCGCGCGTCGAATCCGTGCTGGACAGGCTCACCGCCCTCTCCCTGGAGAAACGCAACAAGCTGGACGGGGTGTCGAAGGACCGCGCCGACATCATCGTACCCGGTCTGGTTATCCTGCAGACCCTGTTCCGGCAGATGCGGGCGGCGCATTACAAGATCAGCGGCGCCGGGCTTAGAGACGGGCTGCTCTTCGAGGCGGCTTTCCCCGGCCAGCCCGTCATCTCCGACGTGGCCGAATACAGTGTCCGCCATATGCTGAGCTTGTACCCGTCCGTTCCCCTGGCCCACGTGGAGCAGGTCAACCGCCTCGCCCTGAAGCTGTTTGACGATCTGGCCCCGGTCCACGGCCTTGGGGAATCCGAGCGGCGCTGCCTGCATACCGCTTCCCTGCTCTACCGAATAGGGGTGGCCGTCAACTTCTACTCCTATTCGAAGCATACCTTCTACCTGATGGCCCATTCGCGTATGGACGGCTTGACCCACCGGGAGATTCTGCTGTGCGGGCTTATCGCCTCGTACAAAACAAAGAACCGGACCCGGCACGCCTATCTCGCCCACAAGGACATACTGAGCGAGCCCGACTGCTCCCTTGCGGTTACCCTGGGTACCCTGCTCCGGCTTGCCGCCGCTCTCGACCGCAGCGAAACCCAGCCGGTAGCGGAGCTGACCGCCACGGCCGGACGCAAAACGCTGGATCTCCATCTCCAATGCAGCCGCCTGCCGCAGCTGGAAACGGCGGAGGTCGAAACGGTCGAGAAGGAATTCAAGAAGGTGTGGGGACTGACTCCCCGCTGCCGGGCGGTCGTTTTTTCCACGATCTGATCTTAGCGGCTTCGAACTGGCTCCGGAACGGCTTGTCTTCCCCCTCCGGGCGGGAATACAAGCCGTTCTGCTGCAGATGGCGGGCTTTGACGTTATCCTCCAGGCTCATATGGAGGATGCGGATAAGATCCTGCTTAAGCCCCTCGTCCCGGACGGGACACATAAGCTCAATCCGCCTTGTCAGGTTCCGGGTCATCCAATCCGCGCTGGAAATCCTCACATCCGGCTCCCCGCCGTTCTCGAAATATACCACGCGTGAATGCTCCAGGAAGCGGTCCACAATGCTCCGGACCGTGATGGTTTCGCTTAATCCCTCCACTCCCGGACGCAGGCAGCAAACCCCTCTGACTATCAAATCGATTGGAACCCCCGCTTGGGAAGCCTCGTATAGGGCGTCGACCATTTCCTGGTTGGACAGCGAGTTCATTTTGGCGATGATGCGGGCCGGACGGCCGGCGGCGGCATGCTCCGCTTCCCGGCGGATCAGCTGCTGCAGCACCGGAAGCAGGTCCGTTGGCGCGACCGCAAAGGTATGCAGGTCGGAAGGAGCGGAGAAGCCCGTAATCTCATTGAACAGCGAGGAGGCGTCTTCCCCGATCAAGGGATCGGAGGTGAACAGGCCCAGGTCCGTATAAAGCCGGGCGGAATTCTCGTTATAGTTCCCGGTGCCCACATGAACATACCGGCGGAGGGTATCCTGCTCCTGGCGGACGACCAGGGTAATTTTGGCATGTGTCTTCAGTCCCACGAGGCCGTACACGACATGACAGCCCGCCTTCTCCAGCTGCCTGGCCCACGCGATGTTCCGCTCCTCGTCGAACCGGGCCTTCAGTTCCACGACAACGGTGACCTGCTTGCCGGATTCCGCCGCTTTGGACAAGGCCTGGATAAGCACCGAATGGCCGCTTACCCGGTACAGGGTGATTTTGACCGCAAGAACGTACGGATCCTCCGCCGCCTCCATCAGGAAATCATTGACCGCATCGAACGATTCATAAGGATGGTAGAGAAGGACATCCCGCTGCCCGAGCACCTCGAACAGGCTTTCGCTTTCTTCCAGCTCTTCCGGGTAGACCGGAATAAGCTCCGGGTACCTCAGCTGGGGAAAGCCCTCGACAAGAGACGGAAGCTTCATAAGAAAGCTGAGATCGATCGGGCCGTCGATGACAAACACATTGTCTTCAATTTCGAATTCTTCCTTCAGCATTTCAAGCGCGTAGGCATGAATGCCCTTGTGCACCTCCAGCCGGACCGGCACTCCCCAGCGCCTTCGCCGCAGCTCCTTCTCGATTTCCTCGAGAAGGTCCTCCGCCCCTTCTTCGTTCAAGGTCAGGTCCGCGTTGCGGGTCAGCCGGAAAGGATCGACGGCAAGCGGGACATACCCGGCGAACAGGCTGCGGATGTGCTGCTTGATCAGATCGTCCAGCAGGACGAATTCCTGCTTCTTGCTGTTTCCGCGTGCCGGCACCCGGACAAGCCGGGACAGATTCGAAGGAACCCGGACAATAGCAAAATAAGGCTCCTCCTCCGGATCGTCCCCTTCCTTAAGAAGGACAACCGCCAGATAGAGCGAGAGGCTGTTGACGAGCGGAAAGGGCCGGCTCTGATCCACTCCCATGGGGGTAAGCACGGGAAAGACATTGTCGGTGTAATACTGGTCCATCGCTTTTTTCTGGCTGGCGGTCAAATCGTCGTAACGGCTTATGTATATTCCTTCGCGCCCCAAGAAGCGAACCGCTTCCCGGTAAGCCTTGTATTGATCGTTTACCATACGGGAGGTCCGCTTCATGATTCGCTTTAACAGACCGGACGGCGTGTAGCCGGTAAAATCCTTACGCGTGTACCCCGCTTTCTGCTGATCCTGCAGCCCAGCCACCCGGACGCTCATGAACTCGTCCAGATTGGTCGAGACGATGGCAAGAAACTTGGCCCTTTCCAGCAGGGGAGTAGCCGGATCCTGCGCCTCCTCCAGCACTCTTTTGTTAAATTCCACCCAGCTTAAATCGCGGTTCAAATAGCGGGACACTTCTCCTCGTTCCGTTCGGGTCATAGGGCCTCCAGTATTTAACGACTTCCTTGTCGAATTCCGTATGGTTCAGGGGAGATCTGTCGATATTCTTCTATTATCAAGCCAAGTTGTCAGCCCTATGTTAAGAAAACGTTAAGCGGATGTTAACTCTTCCGGCTATTACCCGCTAGATGGCGTTCGTGATACAATAAAGACAGTCGGCAAGCAAGGAAAGGGTGGTCACTCTGGATTCCCTCTTACAAAAACAAGTCCTGAGAGGACTTAAGATTGTGCTTATTCTGACGGCCGGTGTGCTGTTCCTCTACTACGCCGTTCCGTTAATTTATCCTTTTCTGATCGGATTTGCCCTGGCCTATCTGCTCAATCCTGCCGTAACCTACTTCCAGCGCAAAACCCATATGCCCCGATGGGCCGCGGTCCTTGTCGTGCTTGTCATTTTTCTCGGCGCGGCAACGGGATTCCTGACCCTGCTCGTCACGAACATCGTCGTGGAAATCAGCTCCCTCACCGAATCCCTTCAGCGCAGCATGAACACCTGGATCAGCGAGCTTAATCTCTTCCTTAATTCCGAATACATACAGGGAATCGTCAGCCAGCTAAACCGGTTCTACGAGGAAAATCCTCAATATCAGAATACCATTAATTCAAACCTGACCTCAACGGCGAAGAGCCTCGCGGATACCGGCTCCAGCTTCATCACGGGAATTCTGAACGGCATTGTGTCCGTTATTTCGGCTCTTCCAAGCGCGGCTACCATTACGGTTATCGTCCTGCTCGCGGCCTTCTTCATCAGCAAGGACTGGTACAAGGTAACCACCCGGTTGGCCTCCTGGTTCCCCGAGCGTACCCGCAAGGCGACAAGCGCTATTTGGTCCGACCTTCAGACCGCCCTCTTCGGCTATATACGCGCTCAGCTCATCTTGATTACCGTGACGACCATTGTCGTGATTATCGGCCTTCTCATCCTAAGGGTAAAATATGCCTTCGCCATCGGGCTTCTGACCGGATTCTTCGATCTTCTCCCTTACTTAGGCCCGGGAGCGGTGCTCGTGCCCTGGATCCTGTTCATCTTTCTGCAGGGAAACCTCTACCTGGGGGTCGGCCTCAGCATTCTGTACGGTATCATTCTCATCAACCGCCAAATCATCGAGCCGAAGGTGCTGGCCTCCAGCATCGGCCTGGATCCCCTCGTCACCTTAATCGCCATGTTCGTTGGCCTCAAGCTCTTCGGCGTATTTGGCCTTATCATCGGTCCGGTCACCCTGGTCATCCTCTCCGCTTTTCACCGGGCCAACGTGTTTCGGGATATCTACCGGTATATCCTTCACGGATCCCCCTCCGAATAATACCCCACCGAAAACAGCCGGACTCCCTGCTTCCTGCAGAAAGATTCCGGCTGTTTGTTTGTGGGACAAGAGGATGATCCGTTAGCAGCGGCTTTCAAAGCATCAGGAAACGGTTAGCTTCTCCTGCTGCTCCTTCCCTTCCCTTTGGGTCTCCCTTCCCCTCCCGCTCTGAAGTTCCTCCAAACGGTTCATGCGCTCCAGGATCTGCTTCAGATGGCTCTGTATTTCCATATTCTCTTGCTCCGCCTTGAAATTGATCGCGATGTCGAGCATCTGCTCCTGCTTGTTTTTGACCGCCTGCCGGTTCTGGCTCATGAGAATGAAGGGGGCGGTGAAGACCGACATGCAGGACATGCAAAAGCTCAAGATAAACAGCGTGTTCCACGAGGCAAAAAAGTTGAGCACCACCCAGCTGGCGATGATAAAAGCCAGGATCGCGATAAAGCCCCAGCTGCCGCCGAAGCGGGCGACCTTGTCAGCCAGCCTGTCTAAGCTGGTCACTTTCTTCTCCTGCTGCTCGTGAAGATAGGCCTTGATCCGTCCTTGGTATTCCCTCACCATTTCGGCCACCCGGTACACATCGTCCTTCTCGAGCTTCTGGTTCGGGTATTTTTCCAATTCACGAAGGAGCATTTCTTCACAATTTTCCAGCGTCATCTGTTCCGTTTTCACTAAGGAGAACCTCCTGCCTCTTCGTGGTGTCTCCTTTCCCTTACCCGTCTCCAAAGCGGCTTAAGCTGGAAATCCCGACCAGACCGAGGCAGGAGGGGCCGAATTCGCCGTTATACCCTGGATTCCCGCCCGCTCACCGGCTCGCTCCGCTCCAGATCGTTCAGCAGCTCGGTCATAAGGCGCAGATGAACGGCTTCGTAATTCGGGTCTCCGAACCGGTTAATCTTCTCCTCCGGGTCGTTCTTAAGGTCATAGAGTTCCCCGAACGATTCCCCCAAGTAAACGGCCAGCTTCCATTCGGGGGTTACCCAGGCTTTGTAGCGGATCCGGTCCGGCTCCTCCTTGTACTCGATGCGCACACCCGGCCGCCTAAGTTTCCTTTCTTCTTCCAGAAGAGGCTTAAGGCTGATCCCGTCCCGTCGCAGGGTGTCGGGAATCCCGGCATAATCGAGCACCGTGGGCAGAAGGTCGACCAGCGACACGCAATCTTCCACCGTTCGTCCCCGGAAGGAATTCGGATACCGGATAAGGAGAGGCACACGGGTAACCCCTTCATACACAAGGGGGCCCTTCTGGCCGATGCCGTGGTCACCGAGCATTTCCCCGTGATCCGACGTAAAAATAACGATCGTGTCCTCCGCCAGCTTGAGACGGTCCAAGGCGTCGAGAAGGATGCCAAGCTGCTTGTCGATTAACTGAACGAGAGTATAGTAGTAGGCCCGGGTTCCCTTGCCTTTCTCCCGGTCGCGGAAATAATCGGCCCAAGGGGTATTCTGGTTGCCCGCCATCCCGAATCTCCCCCGGAAACGGCTGTCGTTGATGGTCCCCTTGCGGAAATGGGGGATATGCTCCGGCAGACGGGGATCTTCTTCCGCATCGGGTTCGGGGATAGCCGGGTAAGGAATGGCCTCGGGATCCACCCGGTCCTTGAAATCCATAGGGACCATGTGGGGATGGTGGGGATCGGGAAAGCCCAGGTTCAAATAAAAGGGCTCCGAGTGGTCATGATTCTCGAGATATTGAACCGCCCGCTCGGCAATCCACGTCCCGCTGTGAAGCGAAACGGGCAGCTCGTAATCCGACGTGCCGTTGTCGTCCTTATCGAATCTTTTGCGGGCTTGGAACGCCGCCGGGTCGTAACCCTTGCTTCGCATCCAATAGGCATAATGACCCGTAATGCCTCCCGGCCCGGCATGCCCTATGCTGACCTCGGCCGCGTCGAACCCGACAAAATCCCGCAGCGGGGCGCCGTCTTCTCCAATCGGGGCCGTTTCCGGATTCACCGTTCCCCAAGGGTACCAATGGGCTTTGCCGACATGGTAAGTCCGGTACCCCGCTCTCCTCAGCTCATGGCTGAGAAACCGGGAAGGGTCCAGGGCCGCGGTGCCGATGTTGTACGCCCCGTGGCGGGACAAATGCAGGCCGGTCATGATGGAAGCCCTTGAGGGAGAGCAGACGGTATTGGGGCAATAGGCCCTCCGGAAAAAAGCTCCCTCCCTTCCCAGCCGGTCCATGTTGGGCGTCTTCACGAATGAGCTGCCGCTCATTCCTACACTGTCATAACGCTGCTGGTCCGTCGTGATCAGAATGACATTAGGTTTTTCAGCCAATGG contains:
- a CDS encoding Ppx/GppA phosphatase family protein, translating into MKPNKRIGIIDIGSNSVRLGIYEQTGRLSHRVIDESKKAARLSERIGSDGRLGEKDILALAETLEQFKLLCSANRTAQIRAVATAAIRNAANSAEIVAKLIRLTGLDIEVLSGKEEARLGFVGMINSLSVEDGFLVDIGGGSTEVTLFRNRKIVNSVSFPFGSVNTAKRFSRGGLLEPSDLALIRRMVEEAVRREPWIRSQPGLPLIGLGGTIRTLGKLVQRQTKYSLPMTHNFDIAPPRVESVLDRLTALSLEKRNKLDGVSKDRADIIVPGLVILQTLFRQMRAAHYKISGAGLRDGLLFEAAFPGQPVISDVAEYSVRHMLSLYPSVPLAHVEQVNRLALKLFDDLAPVHGLGESERRCLHTASLLYRIGVAVNFYSYSKHTFYLMAHSRMDGLTHREILLCGLIASYKTKNRTRHAYLAHKDILSEPDCSLAVTLGTLLRLAAALDRSETQPVAELTATAGRKTLDLHLQCSRLPQLETAEVETVEKEFKKVWGLTPRCRAVVFSTI
- the ppk1 gene encoding polyphosphate kinase 1; translated protein: MTRTERGEVSRYLNRDLSWVEFNKRVLEEAQDPATPLLERAKFLAIVSTNLDEFMSVRVAGLQDQQKAGYTRKDFTGYTPSGLLKRIMKRTSRMVNDQYKAYREAVRFLGREGIYISRYDDLTASQKKAMDQYYTDNVFPVLTPMGVDQSRPFPLVNSLSLYLAVVLLKEGDDPEEEPYFAIVRVPSNLSRLVRVPARGNSKKQEFVLLDDLIKQHIRSLFAGYVPLAVDPFRLTRNADLTLNEEGAEDLLEEIEKELRRRRWGVPVRLEVHKGIHAYALEMLKEEFEIEDNVFVIDGPIDLSFLMKLPSLVEGFPQLRYPELIPVYPEELEESESLFEVLGQRDVLLYHPYESFDAVNDFLMEAAEDPYVLAVKITLYRVSGHSVLIQALSKAAESGKQVTVVVELKARFDEERNIAWARQLEKAGCHVVYGLVGLKTHAKITLVVRQEQDTLRRYVHVGTGNYNENSARLYTDLGLFTSDPLIGEDASSLFNEITGFSAPSDLHTFAVAPTDLLPVLQQLIRREAEHAAAGRPARIIAKMNSLSNQEMVDALYEASQAGVPIDLIVRGVCCLRPGVEGLSETITVRSIVDRFLEHSRVVYFENGGEPDVRISSADWMTRNLTRRIELMCPVRDEGLKQDLIRILHMSLEDNVKARHLQQNGLYSRPEGEDKPFRSQFEAAKIRSWKKRPPGSGESVPTPS
- the ytvI gene encoding sporulation integral membrane protein YtvI — encoded protein: MLILTAGVLFLYYAVPLIYPFLIGFALAYLLNPAVTYFQRKTHMPRWAAVLVVLVIFLGAATGFLTLLVTNIVVEISSLTESLQRSMNTWISELNLFLNSEYIQGIVSQLNRFYEENPQYQNTINSNLTSTAKSLADTGSSFITGILNGIVSVISALPSAATITVIVLLAAFFISKDWYKVTTRLASWFPERTRKATSAIWSDLQTALFGYIRAQLILITVTTIVVIIGLLILRVKYAFAIGLLTGFFDLLPYLGPGAVLVPWILFIFLQGNLYLGVGLSILYGIILINRQIIEPKVLASSIGLDPLVTLIAMFVGLKLFGVFGLIIGPVTLVILSAFHRANVFRDIYRYILHGSPSE
- a CDS encoding DUF1003 domain-containing protein, producing the protein MKTEQMTLENCEEMLLRELEKYPNQKLEKDDVYRVAEMVREYQGRIKAYLHEQQEKKVTSLDRLADKVARFGGSWGFIAILAFIIASWVVLNFFASWNTLFILSFCMSCMSVFTAPFILMSQNRQAVKNKQEQMLDIAINFKAEQENMEIQSHLKQILERMNRLEELQSGRGRETQREGKEQQEKLTVS